DNA sequence from the Vigna radiata var. radiata cultivar VC1973A unplaced genomic scaffold, Vradiata_ver6 scaffold_681, whole genome shotgun sequence genome:
CGGTTACTAATTGCAACCGTTTGGCCCAAATAGCATATCGTACATTatgcaataattgattatattattaattaaactaatatcgTAGAAGCAATGGGGGCAAATTATTATGAGTATAGGTGTGTACCAATTAgcagttttaggtttatttatgTCGGTCTTTTctataactttatatataaccattcaaagttgttttcaattaatagtaaaacatggttaattaatatatatatatatatatatatatatatatatatatatatatatatatatatatatatatatatatatatatataaaataagctGTGCACAACAGCAAACGGTTTAAATAACACATTAATGTATTGGAAGCTGAGATGACATTTGTTTATGCAATGACAAAAGCACGTGCACAAGTTAGATAACATCTTCTTAcatatttcaattcaatttagtGGCTTTTAAGGTtgaaaaaattttctttaacaactctGTCATGACAACTTTAAGGTTGTGTTACCCCTCGTTTTAACTTTATCCTCAAGTACAAGCATAAAAAAATCTCAACACGTTTGCcatttaatattacaataataaactTAGATGAAGCCAACAGAAGGACTTGCAACACTGATAACATTTACAAGGCTGGTTTGTTTTGACATCATATATAGATGATATTTGTCATTTGCTTTGCTTACAAATAACTGTATTCGTGGCAGTTTCAAATATTAGGTAAAGATTCTCAATCCAACAGTATAAATAGGGGCCATGGAGAGGAATGTAAGCATCCCTTAATCAAATCATATTTCTCTCTTCCACTCTTTATCTACCTTAGTCCCTCTTCTTCTGTTAAGAAAAATGTCAAACCCTCCTTACATCAATGCTGCATTTCGTTCATCAAGAGATTATGAAGTGTATTTCTTCGCCAAGAACAAGTATGTGAGATTGTCTTACACTCCCGGAGGAACTGATGACAAGATTTTAACTAATCTCACCTTGATTAGTAGTGGTTTTCCATCACTTGCAGGAACNNNNNNNNNNNNNNNNNNNNNNNNNNNNNNNNNNNNNNNNNNNNNNNNNNNNNNNNNNNNNNNNNNNNNNNNNNNNNNNNNNNNNNNNNNNNNNNNNNNNNNNNNNNNNNNNNNNNNNNNNNNNNNNNNNNNNNNNNNNNNNNNNNNNNNNNNNNNNNNNNNNNNNNNNNNNNNNNNNNNNNNNNNNNNNNNNNNNNNNNNNNNNNNNNNNNNNNNNNNNNNNNNNNNNNNNNNNNNNNNNNNNNNNNNNNNNNNNNNNNNNNNNNNNNNNNNNNNNNNNNNNNNNNNNNNNNNNNNNNNNNNNNNNNNNNNNNNNNNNNNNNNNNNNNNNNNNNNNNNNNNNNNNNNNNNNNNNNNNNNNNNNNNNNNNNNNNNNNNNNNNNNNNNNNNNNNNNNNNNNNNNNNNNNNNNNNNNNNNNNNNNNNTTCAAGGGCACTAAGTATGTTCGCATAGACTATGATTCCAAGCAGCTTGTTGGCAGCATTCGCAACATCGCTGATGGCTTTCCTGTTCTGAATGGTACCATCTTTGAAAGTGGAATCGATGCGTGTTTTGCTTCTCATAAGGAGTCTGAAGCTTACCTTTTCAAAGGAGACAAGTATGTGCGTATCCATTTCACTCCAGATGAAACTGATGACACTCTTATCGGTGATGTCAGGCCTATCCTTGATGGTTGGCCCGTTCTTAGAGGCATTTTTCCTGTCAGCTAAACAAGCCTTCACTCTCATGCATCAACCATGGCCTCATCTGAATAAATGGTGTTATAATATGCTACAATAAGGCTTCCATTGCCAAAGTTTGTTTCTTTATCTGTAATCTAACATTGGGATTGGATGTCTGTTTCCTGTCCTGATGTAACATGTCTGAATGTTTGTGTTTCGTTTCCTGTAGGTGGATGTTTGTTTCCTATCACCATGTAATTTGcacttaataataaataaaagaggcTTTGTTTGATTTGGTTTATACAATGATCATCATGGATTTAATTTAatccataaaaatattttttataaatttatggatatttcttttcaaaaagtaaatttttgtaaaGTTGACTCTAATCTTTGCTACAAAGAGGGAAAGTctccataattttattttgatatttaaatgggtaaaataaataaactagttTTTTCGAGGAGCAAATAAATTTTCAGAGAATGAAAGGCAATTGtgattgaattgaataaaatcATCCATTATGAATGACAAACTCTCTTCCTAAATATACAACACAATTTAGCATtcagaatttaaatttaaaagaaccTACTAAACTtgaataactattttttttctctctaagattgattaaataaataaacaaattatattaatactCCTTCAATAGCccctcttcatttttttcagcaaagatatataaataagtatgcAATATTCACCCTTCAATAATTAAGACATTTTCtgctaaaataaataaattttattatatatacccCAGAACATcagttaaaacttaaatattgaTGCTAATGATGTAGAAAGTCAAACACAGATTATGCGAAGATGAAGATATGAAGATGAAGGTCCAAAACGGAGATGAAGGTGAAGATGAACATTTGTATACGagagagaagagatgaagatgaaCATTTCCCATCACAGTTACATAGGTTAAACCTAATGCAGTTACTCTCATGCTTTACTTCTTCCATTCAATTCTCTTGGTTCTCCTTTGTTTCTTTGTTGTAGTTTTCGATCTAGGCCCCCCAAGTTGTCAAGATTATTCTTCAAGCAAAAGATAAGTAAACAAGACTAACTTCCatgtataattgtaattttcaGCAAGAAACTTATTGAATAAACCTTTATCAATCTTTCTATGATGACTTACTAGAAATAATATAACAGTGGCAAGCTACGGATAATATGGTCTTTGTCACCAAACGTTAGCAGCTGCATAAAGAGTATATTTCATAGATAATGTTACTATTTTATAGTCGACCGATCAGATACAGTACTGAATGGAAAGGATCGAACGGGTGATTTGTAAGAAAGTGTATCGCAGTCGTTCGGTCTCGATAACAATTGAGCAAATGTTAAGGTAGAATTAATATTACAACGGCAGTGGTTAAGGTTTGTTTTAGAAATCATTAAgaggtaaattaattggtcagattcttataaattctataaataggaTTTTTAATTTCGATATAAACTcacttttattcattttgaa
Encoded proteins:
- the LOC106754730 gene encoding albumin-2-like, coding for MSNPPYINAAFRSSRDYEVYFFAKNKYVRLSYTPGGTDDKILTNLTLISSGFPSLGTKYVRIDYDSKQLVGSIRNIADGFPVLNGTIFESGIDACFASHKESEAYLFKGDKYVRIHFTPDETDDTLIGDVRPILDGWPVLRGIFPVS